DNA from Hyalangium gracile:
TGACGTACTGGCCCTGCCGCAGGCGCAGCTTCTGCACCAGGTTCTTGGGCAGCTCCGGGTCATCCGGAGAGGGCAGCAGGTTCTTCTTCACCTGCCGCAGGAAGGCGTTGGGCCCCTTGGCCTCGGTGTCCAGCACGCCCTCCACGGGCGTCAGGTTCTGCTGCGGCGCGGCCTGCTGCTGTCCGCCGTGGTGCTGGTGACGCTGGCCGCCGTGCTGCTGCTGGCCCTGCTGCCCCTGCTGTCCCTGCTGTCCGTGCTGCTGCTGCTGTTGCTGCTGCTGGGCCAGGCGCTGCTTGTACTGCTCCAGCTCCTGCGGGGTGAGGAACACCTGCTGCATCTGCCCGTCCGGGCCCGGCTGCATGCGGTAGGCCTGTCCCTCCGGGGTGAAGTGCACCTGCGCGCCACGGCGGCGACGGCGGCGGCGGCGGCGGCGGCCTCCACCGGGGCCGGGCTGTCCACCAGGGCCTGCCTGTCCCGGAACCTGTGCCGCGCCTTCCGCACCGTCGTCGGGGCCGTCATCGCCCTCGCCATCATCTCCGCCGTCATCGTCCGAGCCGGGCGGCTCGGGCCGGGAAGCCTCGGCGGGGGGCGGGAGGGGCTCGCGGGGATCGTTGTTATCGGGGGTGTTCTCGCTCATGGAATTCCGAACGCTCTGCATGCACGGACCCAGCTCGGGTCGGGCGCGCACTGCTCGTCATGTGGGACAGGGAGCCAGACGCGGGGTCCTCGAGGCGGCCTGCGCTCCATGCGCGGGTCCTCGATGACCGAAACCGCCGGTCCCTGAAGCCCCCGGCGGCCCGAGAGCCGGCCAGGAAGCAACACTCACATTAGCAGAGACCCACGAGAGGCTTCGAGAATTTCGAGCCCCTGTCCTACAGCAGACTCACTCGATGGTGAGGGTGAAGGGCATGGCCGCCTTGAGCCCCGGCTCCACCCAGGTCGCGCTCAGCCCCGTCTCCTTCACGAGCGCCTGCATGCCGGGCAGGAGGGCAGGCTGGGCCTCCGGGAGCAGCCGGGCCATGACGCTCGGCTCTCCGCCCAGCGAGGAGAACAGGCCCCGAGGCTCCCCGTAGACCTCCAGGTCGATCTCCTCCCCGGGGTCCACCTTGGCCCGGGTCCGCGCCGCGTCCACGGCGTCCATGAGGCCGCCCAGCTTGTCCACCAGCCTTCGCGCATGGGCGTCCTTGCCGGACCACACCCGGCCGCGAGCCACCGCGTCCACCTGGGCCTTGTCCAGCTTGCGCTCCTGGCTCACGTAGGTGATGAAGTCGTCATAGGTGGCGTCCACCCAGGCCTGCACCGCCGTCTGCTCCTCGGGCGTCCACGTGCGCCACGGATCGAACATGTCCGCCAGCGGGGAGCGGGAGATCTTCTCCCGGTTGATGCCCAGCTTGTCCCCCAGCAGGCCCTGCAGCGCGGGCTTGAGGTAGAAGACGCCGATGCTGCCGGTGATGGTGGTGGGGTTGGCGAAGATCTCGTTGGCGCCCATGGACACGTAGTAGCCGCCGGAGGCCGCCACGTCCCCCATGGAGGCGATGACGGGCTTGTGCTTCCTGGCCTCCAGCACCGCCCGGTACATCAGATCCGAGGCGAGCACGTCTCCGCCGCCCGAGTCCACCCGCAGGACGATGGCCACCACGGATGGATCCTCCTGCGCCCGCTGGAGCGCCAGCACCACCGTCTCGGCTCCGGCGATGCGCGCGCCGCCGAAGGGATCCTCGCGGCTCTTGCCTCCGGCGATGCTGCCCAGCACCGGCACGATGGCGATGCGGCGGCGGCGGGCCCAGCGCGTCTCCCGCTCGGCGCGCGGCGAGTAGGTGGGGGAGTAGGTCGCCGTGGGGGCCATCTCGCGGACCTTCTGCTCCAGGTCACTCTGCAGGGGGAGGAGGCCGTCCACCAGCCCCAGCTGCTGGGCCTTCGCGGCCGGGATGATGCCCGTGGCCCACACCTCGCGCAGGCGCCCCGCCGGCAGCCTCCGGCCCCGCGTCACCGCCTCCTCGTACCAGGCCACCTCCGTGTCCAGGTAGGCGCTCACCTGCTCCCGCTGCGCCTCGCTCATCTGCTGGAGGGTGAGCTGCTCGGGCGCCGTCTTGTACTGGCCCACGCGCGCCACGTCCCAGCTCACGCCCAGCTTCTCCATCGTCCCACCGAAGGTGGTGACGCTGGCCGACAGCCCGTTGATGATCAGCGAGGAGGCCGGCACCGTGTAGATCTGATCCGCCGCCGAGGCCACCAGGTAGCACCGGTCG
Protein-coding regions in this window:
- the sppA gene encoding signal peptide peptidase SppA; translation: MRLPALLLLLPCLAAAQTQNIVRPLVGSRGVTLPPDSTAIVDEATALSLNPGSLRFVDDPQVFFIHERNRLQDQVGNGLFAGTSMLGVVGLGFGLEWLNNRTEPDYRRTSFGFSLGTDTLALGATYHAFGSADESIEKLSTWDIGLSARPWREFSYSVVARDINQPEQGEYKLTRSFDVGVGLRPFGERYTLGVDYQFRSGGLDEGRFSYALKAEVLPGLRVGAGMSHGLREGEALAFQLGLTLDTSHFGVTYAPGGTNDGLDHVLAVRLSSSTYRSVVSSGVVTMVDLNDRLSGGVSPALALFGASGPDPYLRLMRFLDLASRDPQLRGVVLKMEGLGGADWGRAEELRQAVLRLRASGKKVMAVLLSCDDRCYLVASAADQIYTVPASSLIINGLSASVTTFGGTMEKLGVSWDVARVGQYKTAPEQLTLQQMSEAQREQVSAYLDTEVAWYEEAVTRGRRLPAGRLREVWATGIIPAAKAQQLGLVDGLLPLQSDLEQKVREMAPTATYSPTYSPRAERETRWARRRRIAIVPVLGSIAGGKSREDPFGGARIAGAETVVLALQRAQEDPSVVAIVLRVDSGGGDVLASDLMYRAVLEARKHKPVIASMGDVAASGGYYVSMGANEIFANPTTITGSIGVFYLKPALQGLLGDKLGINREKISRSPLADMFDPWRTWTPEEQTAVQAWVDATYDDFITYVSQERKLDKAQVDAVARGRVWSGKDAHARRLVDKLGGLMDAVDAARTRAKVDPGEEIDLEVYGEPRGLFSSLGGEPSVMARLLPEAQPALLPGMQALVKETGLSATWVEPGLKAAMPFTLTIE